A part of Aegilops tauschii subsp. strangulata cultivar AL8/78 chromosome 2, Aet v6.0, whole genome shotgun sequence genomic DNA contains:
- the LOC109745543 gene encoding protein MIZU-KUSSEI 1-like, protein MANAAVDPESKRARLTSSMSSVDTILRLPPSLPSTSATRAPAGHPLEERPARRRPARRSKPVRIFQSMFRSLPVLTVPRCGGILTAAPTAASASTSPARSDSLLSQIISPSTTLNGVGASSRRHMTGTLFGCREGRVSLALQENPRCRPALVVELALPTHTLLRELGGTAGTRIVLEAEKKHVEEHSSSGGGEHGDAAARQHDDDGWLLHEPIWTMFCNGKRVGYAVRREPTDGDIAVLETLWAVSMGGGVLPGRAGSAASDGELAYMRGCFDHIIGSEDSESLYMLGPHGGDSPELAVFFVRL, encoded by the coding sequence ATGGCCAACGCCGCGGTCGACCCCGAGAGCAAAAGGGCGCGGTTGACTTCGTCCATGTCGTCCGTGGACACCATCCTCCGTCTCCCGCCCTCGCTGCCGTCGACGTCCGCGACGCGCGCCCCGGCGGGCCACCCGCTGGAGGAGCGGCCCGCGCGTCGGAGGCCGGCGCGGAGATCCAAGCCCGTGAGGATTTTCCAGAGCATGTTCCGGTCTCTGCCGGTGCTGACGGTGCCGCGCTGCGGGGGGATTCTGACGGCAGCTCCGACCGCCGCGTCAGCGTCGACGTCGCCGGCGCGGTCGGACTCCCTCCTGTCGCAAATCATCTCGCCCTCGACCACGTTGAATGGCGTCGGTGCGTCGTCCCGGCGGCACATGACTGGCACGCTCTTCGGCTGCCGCGAGGGCCGCGTGTCGCTCGCGCTGCAGGAGAACCCGCGGTGCCGCCCGGCGCTCGTGGTGGAGCTGGCGCTCCCGACGCACACCCTGCTCCGCGAGCTCGGCGGCACGGCCGGTACGCGCATCGTGCTGGAGGCCGAGAAGAAGCACGTGGAGGAGCACAgcagctccggcggcggcgaacaCGGCGACGCCGCGGCGAGGCAGCACGACGACGACGGGTGGCTGCTCCATGAGCCGATCTGGACCATGTTCTGCAACGGCAAGAGGGTGGGCTACGCGGTGCGGCGGGAGCCGACGGACGGCGACATCGCGGTGCTGGAGACGCTCTGGGCCGTGTCCATGGGCGGCGGCGTGCTCCCCGGGAGGGCAGGCTCGGCCGCGTCTGACGGGGAGCTGGCGTACATGCGGGGTTGCTTCGATCACATCATCGGGTCCGAGGACTCTGAGTCGCTGTACATGCTCGGGCCGCATGGCGGCGATAGCCCGGAGCTCGCCGTCTTCTTCGTtaggctttga